Below is a genomic region from Microbulbifer sp. ALW1.
TCGAGTATTCCTGGCCACTGCGCGCATGGCGCCGACTTCGTGGGGGAACATCATTTCCAGGTCCTGCGCGGTTGCCACACCGCAAATACCCGGGCGGGCTTTGGGGTTGTCGCGCAGTTTTTCGATCATCTCACTCAGGTCGGCCTCGGCCCTCGCGCTCAGCACGTCGCTGCCCGGGGTAAATTCCAGCTCGGAAAAGCTGACTGCACGAAAGCGCGCCCAGGCCAGTTTTGCCAGGCTATAGAGGCCGACCGGGGTGAAGTAAGCGAACAGTGCTTCAAGAATGGCACGCTGCAAAAGGTCACTGAAAATAAAGCTGAAGGAAAACTTGGGATCGTAGAGTTCACCGGTGACGGGCATTTTGAAACGCACATCGCCGTTGCCGTCTTTCATCAATGCCAGTGCCAGGCTCAGGGGAATGATGCTTTTCTTGACCTTGAGATGATCGGAGTCCCGAACCCGGCGCACCTTGATTTTCTCCAGTTTCATTTTGGCCAGTGCATCTACCTGGTTGTCTTTTACCTGAACATTGACCTCGGCATCCAGCTGCCCCTGCAAAATCTTGTAACCCAATAGTGCAGCGAAGTACGGGGTTGTGGGAATCAGGTTGGCACCTTCCACATAGCCCAGTATGCCCGCATCCCAATGGCTGTTTTCGAGCAAATTGATCTGTCCTGCGAGATGCATTTCGCTAAACCCTCCGGGGCGGGCGTTGAAGACCACCAGCGCGGGCGGGTCTTCATGGTAGTTACTCGCCCCTTGCAGCAGCAGATTGATACGGCGGATCGGGACTTTTGCTTCGTAGTCTCCGGTATTGTCCATCCACAGGAAGCGTCCGCGATCGACATAGACCTGACGGATGCGATATTTAAACCGGTTGGCTTCGCGCGCAATATCACCGCGCCGATACTGATACTGCGCCAACTCCGGGGTTTCACTGCGAAAACGTTCCCAGGCCCCCAGATCACCTTCTATGCCGCGCGCAAGAATACTGCGGGGCTTGATCAGGTCGATGGTATCGATATCCAGTGCTTTGCTGGCGGGGTCATAATTAAACTGGCTCAGCTGCAGGGACTCCACTTCCGTGTTCCACTGGTGATTGACGAAGTCCTGAGCGCGTTCGCTGCGGCGAAACAGTTTGCTGTTGGCGATGTCCAGCCATAGCAGGCGGACTTTGTCCCGCGCGACCGCCAGCTCCCGCGCTTCGATCAGTTCGCTCTCGAGCAATTGATCTCCCCCCGCATCCAGCACCATCAACTGGCGCAGTGTTGCCTGCGTCAGATCCAGTTGCCGCTGTTCGAAACTGAACTGACCCGTCGTCAGGATTTCAGCGAGATTGATACAGTGATTGATGCCGTTGATATAGCCCTTGGGAATACAGCTACTGACATTGTGTATTTGCAGGTTTTTACTCAGCAACTGGCGGCTGCCGAAACCCAGTAACTCTGCCTGCAGGCTTTCGATATGTAACAGCTGCGCCGGCAGGCCCGCCGGGTAATCCTGCTGGGTAACCTGTACGCCCTCAACTCGAATGTTGTTGAAGAGCCGCTGGGATGCGCCGCTACCAAAACTGCCCAGGCGAATTTTATGCTCGCTCGCTACCGTGACCCGCCCCACCCGGTAACAGGGTGAAAAAGCCTTTTCCGCCAGGGTAAAGGAACTCATGCAACCGCTGAGGCCACTTAAGCTTCCCTGCTGTAACGCCATTGCATCACTTGAAAATACCAGGCCGTTGACCGCCAGGTGACTGAAGCCAATACGCTGGCGCTCTCCCTGGCGGAAGAGAAAGTCCGCCACCGCAATCTGACCGTTTGCCCGCAATTCCTCCCCTGCGGCCAGGCGCTGGCGACCGGTGATATGCAACTGTGAAAATGAAATACAGCGTGCTTGTTGGTCATCGACACCGGCAGCGCTTGGCAGGCAGCCGGCAAAGTCCACCGCATTCAACTCCTCCACCTGCACGCGCGCGCCGCCGGGCCATTCCAGGGATTGCCACTGCAGCTGCGCCAACTGCAGCGCAGGTGCCTGCCCTTCGGCAGGCACCAATCTGAGATCACTGGCGCTCAGCGGACCCAGTACAAGACGGTTCAGGGTTTTATTCTCGGAAGCGGCTGCGGTACGCCCCAGGGGAATCAGGTTGTCGCCACTCAGGTGCACATTGCCGGAGGAAATACAGCCACCCCAGCGACCGCTGGCGTCCCCCCGCTGGCGGGCAGCCGCCAGCCACTCCTGCAGGCCACAACCGTGAATACTGCTCAGCTGAATATTGTGCAGATTAAACTGTACCGGTGGCTGCCCTGTGCCGCGGGACTGCAGCATGCCCAGCGTTTCAATCTGCAAAGGGCCCAGTTGCAGTTGTGGTGCCGCTTCGAGTTCCCGGTGCAGGGCGAGGGACTGAAGCACCAGGCCATTACCCACGGATTGCAAATCGCTACCGCGGACGCAACGCGGCAGCCGTTGCTGCGGGCTTCCGGGGCTCGGCCAGCAAAAATCCAGCTGCGCGGCTTGCAGGTCCTGTAACTGCCAGTTCGTCCGGGCGCCGGCATTGCGCGGTAAATTCACCCGCAACGACACGCTGGCGAGCTGTGAAATTTCCGCCGTGACGTCGGTACTTTTACCGGTGAGGGAAAAGTGCTGCAGCGCCAGGTCCTTGAGGTCTGCATGAAATCGGTTGTGGTCGTAATCCAGGGAAAACTGTTCACCGGTGTGCAATTTATCGAGATCCACACAACGCGCCGGGGACAGACAGAACGCGGCCTTGTCCAGCGACGCGCCGGGAATATCCAGTTGCATACGAGCAGAGGATGACGGCGAGGCCGCCGACTGGATTCGAAGCGCCGCCTTCGGCAGTTGCAACTTCGACAGCTCCAGCAGGGGCTGCTTATCTGCCCCCTGGATATCCGCCTGCGCCAGCTGCAGATCCGCCGCGGTAAACACCAGCCGAAAATGTCCGCCGCTGCCCCTGTTGGCCGAATGAGTCGCCACATCAGCGGCCGTATCTCTATCACCAGCCGTGTTGTCTTCCGCAACGGTTGCAACACTGCGCTTGCGGTCGATCGCCAGATTCAGCGGCTGCTTCTGCTGCAGTTCGCGGATCGCAAAACACTCTGGACGACGTTTTCCCGCACCGCTTGCGAGCAATGCCTGCCAGGTGATCGGCAGGCAGCCATCGAGGCGATCGAGAGAAAGTGAAGACAGTTCCAGCTCCATTTCGCGCGCCGCAATCATGTCTCCGATTGCCCGCCCCGCGGAGCCACCCTGTTCCGCACCACCGGGTGACGCCAATAAATCTTCGCCGGCGTGCTCGGCCAGCGATTGTGTCCCGTCTTGTGGCAACTGACCTTTTTCAGCGCCATCATCCGCCGGATCTGAGCCCGACGCCGCCTGACCAGCGCCCCCCGGCCACCAGAATGCATCGTCCGTCGCGAAGTATTCCCCGGCGCGCAGCTGCTGGCTGCGCAATCGGAAAAAGCCAACGCCGGTGTGTAGCTGATTAACGAGCAGTCCCGTCTGCTGCGCCGGATCAGCACTGAGATGATCGGAAAGCAGCAGGCTTTCCAGCCCCAATTCACCGAGGATCAGGTAAGGTGAATCTTCCAGTGCCAGGATGAAGTCGCCCTTCGCACCCAGCCCCTGGACACTGGTACAAAGTGGTGAAAGCCGCAGCGGCGTTAACCCCTCCGGGACACAGCCCCGCAATTGCTGCAACGCAATGTCTTCCACCAGGTAGCGCTGATCCGTGGGGGAGATTTCCATCCTCGCCCAGTTCAACTGCGTCAACTCGATGCCATTTTGCGGCGCCGGTTTGCCGGTACTCGCAAGGCCCCGCGCTTTGCCGGTGTTCAGGCGCAATTTCGCCAGTTGCACCGGCCCACTTTGCAAACCCCAGGTCTGGGGCAGTGCATCACCGCGTGCGACTTTGCGCGCAAATTGCAGGGTCAGGTTTTCCGGCACCTGTAGCCGGGAGAGAAATACGCAGTGATCCTCCCGCCCCCACAATTGTCCCGGAACACACCCAGAGGCACCATCGAGACTCAATTGCTGCAAGCGCAAACGGCGACTTTGGTTGCGGTACTGCAAGGCACCAAGGCGCAGGTTATTGCTGGTCAGCGGCTTTTCCAGCGGGGTGTTGGCATCGAGGTCGACAACCGAGCCCTGCACCAGACTGGCTTCGGTCAGGTCCACCGCCAGCCCCTGTTCCCAGCCAATCGCGGTCGTTTGCGGCAGTCGGAGGCTGCCGGCCCGGATGCAATAGTGGTGAGCGGCGGGTTTTTCCGGGCCAGTGCGCAGGCGGTTGGGACACCAGGAAAATCCGCTGCTGCCGGCACTCTGCCACTGCAGGGTCTTTGATTCCCGCAGGTAGTCAAAACCGTTGAGTGCGATCGTTTCGGCGTGCCAGTTGGGGTGGCGGCGATTACGATAACGCAGGCGCACTTCCTGCCCCTCGACCCGGCGCCAGGCTATTTCGGCTCCTTTGCCAAAGGAAAACAACGCGGGGCCCTTCACCTGCAGGCGGCGCGCAGTTGCACAATGGCCGGTGATTCGCCTCAGTCCCGGCACGGCCTGCGCCCAGCGGTCTGGCGGGCAAGCGGCAAACTTGCGGGTAAACACTTCTGCGGTGGTAAGCGCATTGCCCGGACGCGCAAACTGGATTTTCCCGGTCTTCAATCGAACCAGTGCAATGGTGGGGTTTTCTTCCGGCGACTTGCGCATATCGCCTTCGCCCGTTTCCTGGGTTTTTCTCGCCAGCCCCGACGGATAGGACTGGCCGGGTAATTCATCCCAGGCCAGCATGTTTTCCAGCAAAAAATCATCGGCTCCGATGGAAAACTGCAGCGGCTCCTGCTTTTCCCGGAATCCGGCGACGAAAAAATCCTCCATCGCCAGTGCACCAATGCGTGCGCAACTCGGACTTTTCCATTGTGGTTTGTGCTGGTAACACACCACCGCGTCGCGCAACTTGGCGCCGGCGAGATCCACACGCCAGTTCTTCGGCTTCTTCGGCCCTTCCCCCAAATGCCAGCCACCGATTTCCCAGATCCGGCCGCGTTCGCCGGGCTCCGATTCCAGGTCCAGGTACACACCTTCGAGTACCGTTTCCTTGACGTGGATTTTTCCCTGGAGCAGTTTCCACCAGCTTAGCCCCAGGGTTGCCTCGCGGACGCTGAACCCCCGCTCGAACGCATTGCGCACCTGCACCCCGCGCAAATGTGCGCGCAGGCGTGGCAAGGAAACATTCACATGGGCGACCTGCGCTTCCAGACCGCGCTCCTGCAGCCAGCGCTGAACAGCGCCGGGCAGAACCAGGGACACGAAGATGTTCAATCCGCCAATAAACAACAGGAAGAACATCAGCAGCCACAGCAGGCGGCGTATTCCTCTGGATTGGGCAGGATCTGTAGCGGGCGAAGTAGACATCAAAGCTCGGCGCACTGGGAATTTCGCGCAGTGACAGCGGTCTATGGCAGAAGACCGAACTGCGCGCTTTCTACATTAAAGACCAGCGGGCGTTGGCCAGATGTCGCCAGCAACCTCTTATGAATATTTTTACGGGTCTTTTCTTACTGTCCCCATCCGAGCGCACTAATTCCGGCGCCACATGCCTCCAAACTGTGCGCCGAATCCGTGCTAATCGGTCGCACGCCGTTACACTGTATATATTTCGATCAAAAGAAGACTTTCCCGGCAACCCAGATCGAAACCGTCATATCCATACACACATAGCGAACCATTTATCAGGCATCAGGTAGACGACCATGCAGGAGCATCCTCACTATCAGGACATAGTGCTGATTGGCGGCGGCCACAGCCACGCCATGGTGCTGCAGATGTGGGCAAAGAATCCGCTGCCTGGCGCGCGCCTGACACTGGTATCTCCCCAGGTACAGAGTGCCTATTCCGGCATGCTGCCGGGTATGGTGGCGGGCCATTACAGCTACAGTGATATTCACATTGACCTGCCGCGCCTGTGTCGCGCCGCCGGCGCCCGTTTTATCCAAGCCTGCGCCCACCATATTGATCTCGCGAGCAAGAAAGTGTCGCTGCTCGGGCGCCCGGACCTGGACTTTGACCTGCTCTCACTGGATGTAGGAGCCACGCCCTGCCGGCATATTCCCGGATCGGAACTTGCCATTCCGGTCAAACCCATCGGCCACTTTCATCGCTACTGGCAACAACTGAAACAACAGGTACACCGCGAACACCTGCCCCTGCGGCTCGGCGTGGTCGGTGGTGGCGTCGGCGGTTGTGAACTGGCCATGGCCATGGCCTGGGCTTTAGAGGAACAGCTGTACAGTGGCCGGGTGGAAATGCACCTGATCCAGGCGGGCAACAAGTTGCCCCAGGAGTACCCACTGCTCGCCCGCAGGCTGGCAGCACGGGAATTAAGCCGCCTGAAGGTGCAGGTGCACCGCAACTGGCGTGTCACTGAAATCACCCCTCAGGGTGTGCACAGTG
It encodes:
- a CDS encoding DUF748 domain-containing protein; this translates as MSTSPATDPAQSRGIRRLLWLLMFFLLFIGGLNIFVSLVLPGAVQRWLQERGLEAQVAHVNVSLPRLRAHLRGVQVRNAFERGFSVREATLGLSWWKLLQGKIHVKETVLEGVYLDLESEPGERGRIWEIGGWHLGEGPKKPKNWRVDLAGAKLRDAVVCYQHKPQWKSPSCARIGALAMEDFFVAGFREKQEPLQFSIGADDFLLENMLAWDELPGQSYPSGLARKTQETGEGDMRKSPEENPTIALVRLKTGKIQFARPGNALTTAEVFTRKFAACPPDRWAQAVPGLRRITGHCATARRLQVKGPALFSFGKGAEIAWRRVEGQEVRLRYRNRRHPNWHAETIALNGFDYLRESKTLQWQSAGSSGFSWCPNRLRTGPEKPAAHHYCIRAGSLRLPQTTAIGWEQGLAVDLTEASLVQGSVVDLDANTPLEKPLTSNNLRLGALQYRNQSRRLRLQQLSLDGASGCVPGQLWGREDHCVFLSRLQVPENLTLQFARKVARGDALPQTWGLQSGPVQLAKLRLNTGKARGLASTGKPAPQNGIELTQLNWARMEISPTDQRYLVEDIALQQLRGCVPEGLTPLRLSPLCTSVQGLGAKGDFILALEDSPYLILGELGLESLLLSDHLSADPAQQTGLLVNQLHTGVGFFRLRSQQLRAGEYFATDDAFWWPGGAGQAASGSDPADDGAEKGQLPQDGTQSLAEHAGEDLLASPGGAEQGGSAGRAIGDMIAAREMELELSSLSLDRLDGCLPITWQALLASGAGKRRPECFAIRELQQKQPLNLAIDRKRSVATVAEDNTAGDRDTAADVATHSANRGSGGHFRLVFTAADLQLAQADIQGADKQPLLELSKLQLPKAALRIQSAASPSSSARMQLDIPGASLDKAAFCLSPARCVDLDKLHTGEQFSLDYDHNRFHADLKDLALQHFSLTGKSTDVTAEISQLASVSLRVNLPRNAGARTNWQLQDLQAAQLDFCWPSPGSPQQRLPRCVRGSDLQSVGNGLVLQSLALHRELEAAPQLQLGPLQIETLGMLQSRGTGQPPVQFNLHNIQLSSIHGCGLQEWLAAARQRGDASGRWGGCISSGNVHLSGDNLIPLGRTAAASENKTLNRLVLGPLSASDLRLVPAEGQAPALQLAQLQWQSLEWPGGARVQVEELNAVDFAGCLPSAAGVDDQQARCISFSQLHITGRQRLAAGEELRANGQIAVADFLFRQGERQRIGFSHLAVNGLVFSSDAMALQQGSLSGLSGCMSSFTLAEKAFSPCYRVGRVTVASEHKIRLGSFGSGASQRLFNNIRVEGVQVTQQDYPAGLPAQLLHIESLQAELLGFGSRQLLSKNLQIHNVSSCIPKGYINGINHCINLAEILTTGQFSFEQRQLDLTQATLRQLMVLDAGGDQLLESELIEARELAVARDKVRLLWLDIANSKLFRRSERAQDFVNHQWNTEVESLQLSQFNYDPASKALDIDTIDLIKPRSILARGIEGDLGAWERFRSETPELAQYQYRRGDIAREANRFKYRIRQVYVDRGRFLWMDNTGDYEAKVPIRRINLLLQGASNYHEDPPALVVFNARPGGFSEMHLAGQINLLENSHWDAGILGYVEGANLIPTTPYFAALLGYKILQGQLDAEVNVQVKDNQVDALAKMKLEKIKVRRVRDSDHLKVKKSIIPLSLALALMKDGNGDVRFKMPVTGELYDPKFSFSFIFSDLLQRAILEALFAYFTPVGLYSLAKLAWARFRAVSFSELEFTPGSDVLSARAEADLSEMIEKLRDNPKARPGICGVATAQDLEMMFPHEVGAMRAVARNTREDFYRDPPRGLREELLHLANRRSRHVQKFLIEAGLDQEDFIQCAPDYIGTDSGAPRVEFSN